ATCAATATGCTGGGAAGGAGAATTTAGTTCCGATATACGAGGGCCTATTAAAAGTGGTGAAATCCTTCGGTACTGACATTACCATTACCCCAAAAAAGACAAGCGTAAGTATTATCAGAAAGCGACAATTTGCCTTAATACAACCTGCCACCAAAACCCGAATTGATTTAGGGCTAAAATTAAATGACAAACCTACTACCGACCGACTTGAAAATTCAGGACCATTTGGCACCATGTGTACGCACAGGGTAAAATTATCTAAGCTTAGTGAGATCGATAACGAATTAAAAAAATGGCTAAAAGAATCATATGAGCAAGCAGAATAAAACCTTAGCTAGAAAATAGAAAAAAATGGGCGCTTTAAACCCTAAAGTCAATTCCTTACATTTGCTACCTCCCTATTGTTCATGGCTAAAGTCCCCTGCCCTAAAACGCTTTTAATCGTCACAGGCTTGGTATTTAATTCAAAGGTTTCCGTATATTTAGGACTATAAAAATTAAAAAAATTTGGCCCCCATACCAAGCACTTAAACCAATACCATTAAGCCTGACTCATCGCATTGCTGTCTGTGTCAAACTGCAAATTTGCTAGAAGTCTCGCCCCAATTAGATACTACAAAAATGATGAAAAATTACATGTACATTATTGCTTTTTTAACCCTAGTCGTAGGCTGTAAAAACAATTCTTCCAAAAAAAGTATCGCTATAGATAAGGAAATGTTACTTTACAACTTAAGGGTACTATCGCACGACTCGATGCAAGGCAGATTTTTTGGTACTGAAGGGAATTATAAATCACAAAGATTCATCGCAGAACAATTTGATGCTCTTGGAATAAAACCAGCCTTCGCTTCTGGAAGTATTCAAAAATACCCTTATACCTTTACAGGAGCTTTAAGGCAAAGGCTGTATCCTATTCCTAATGCATTAGAAGACTTTAGCAATGTGCCAGATACCACCGTAATAGGTGGCAATGTGGTTACCATGATTCAGGGAAAAAGTAAAAAATCAATTGTAATTACAGGACATTTAGACCATTTAGGCATAAGAGACGGCCAAATTTATAACGGTGCCGATGATAATGCTTCTGGAGCGGCAGCATTACTTAGCATAGCCGATTATTTTAAAAATAAAATTCCTCAGCATACTTTGATTTTTGCTGCAGTAGATGCTGAAGAAATTGGGTCTTTAGGAGCTGAATACTTACTCAATAATTTTCCATTTCCTATAGAAAGTATTGCTCTGAATATTAATATGGATATGATTGCACATAATGATTCTTTACAACTTTATGCTTCTGGCTTGTACCATTATCCACAATTAAAACAACCCTTAGATAATTTAAAAGCCACCAACATAAACCTGCTTTTTGGTCATGATAATCCAAATGAAAATGGGGTTTCTGATTGGACTTTTCAATCTGACCACCGCGTATTTCACAAAAGACAAATTCCGTATATTTATTTTGGCGTAGATGACCATAAAGATTATCACAAGCCAACAGACACCTATGAAAATAGTACTAAAGATTTTTACCTTGAAGCTGTGCGATTAATTATTGAAACTATTGAAGCTTATGATACCTTTCTGGTAACTGAAGCTGAAGACTAGTATAAAATTAATACATCAAAAATAGTAGCTGCGGCAAGCTAATTTTTACTGACTTTCTGCTCGTCTTTAGTGAGGTTTGGTTTTTTAGTACGGAATTAGTTCTGAATTTCAATCCAAATCCCTAGAACACGATTTTAAAACTCAACAAAAGTATCCATGAATCATTCTAATTTTAAGGCATTTTTAACCTCAACCATGGATATTGATGAAATTGAAATTTTATCATTGATTGAACATTGTGTACTCAAAACAGTAAAAAAAGAGGAGTTTTTATTACGAATAAACGAAGATTGCAAGCATTCATTTTTTGTAGAAAAAGGACTCTTAAGACAATATGCCATTGATGAAAAAGGTAAAGAACACATCTTGTCATTTGCTCCTGAACGTTGGATTGTCACCGACAGAGAAAGTGTCTACTTTAATCAACCATCGGCCTATTTCATCCAAGCCTTAGAAAATAGCCAAGTTATTTTGTTAGATGAAAATTTTTTCGATTTGCTTTCAAAAAGATTTCCAAAATTTACAGATTTTAACAACAGGTTGCTTCACAACCACATTCGCCATTTAAAAAAAAGAATTAATCTTTTGTTAAGTGCTGTCGCAGAAGATAGGTATTTAGAATTCCTAAAAATGTATCCCGCTATTGTCAATAGAGTTCCACAAACAATGATTGCATCTTATCTAGGAATTACACCGGAAAGCCTTAGTCGGGTTCGCAAAGAATTGGCGCTAAAAAAATTCAAAGAGTAATTACTTACCATACATCAATGCGTATATTTCTTTTTCTAAGTTATTTTGTTTTATAAATTATTAATCCCTAAAAAAAGTAAAATGAATTGGAAAATAGATAATGCTCATTCAGAAATTGCATTTAAAGTAAAACACATGATGATCTCAACCGTAACAGGTCATTTTGAAAATTTCGATGCGACTATTCACACAAATGATGAAAGTTTTAATAGTGCAAGCTTTGAATTTAGTGCAAAAATAGGGTCTATAAACACTAAGAATAAAGATCGAGATACGCACCTTAAATCTGATGACTTTTTCAATTCGGAAAAATTTCCAGAAATGAAATTTGTTTCTAAATCTTTTAATGGTGAAAAACTAACTGGCGATTTATCGATACGAGATATTACCAAAGTTGTTGAATTAGATGTTGATTTCAACGGTGTTGCTGTTGACCCTTACGGACAGACTAAGGCAGGTTTTGAAATACGCGGAGAAATTAATAGAAAGGACTTTAATTTAACATGGAATGCTGTTACCGAAGCGGGAAATATTGTGGTTTCTGATAAAGTAAAGTTAGTTATCGACGCACAGTTTATAAAACAATCTTAGCCTGATAGTAAAAAACTTTGTGATTTTTGTTTCGCACTAATAGCGCAAAACAAACCACAGAGGAGTATCAAAAAATACATAACTGATAAAGCGCAAACCCAAGGGTTTGCGCTTTTTTATGGGCTATGGTTTGTCTTAGCTTTGGGTGTTCTATAGCACACTACACTTTTAAAAAGAAACAGGTATATTTATACGTATAAAAGTAATTAGCTTGACTAAACAATAGAAATTATCCTGCGTTTAAGAAAAATGTTTTTTGCTCAATTCACTAGTTTGCGCGTATTTGTTTTTTATTTATCTTATCTTGTAAGTCAATACCTATAGGCTATAAATTTCGCCCAAAAAACCAACTCAAACCCCTAGTAAGCTTAAAATAAGTCATTGAATCCCTAAAATAAATAAAACATGAAACAGCTAATTACAGTATTTGTTTTTACAGGTCTTTTAATTTCCTGTAATTCATCAGACAAAAGTAAAACTACAACCCAAGAATCGGCTTCTACAGAAATTGTTTTAGACAGTACCACCGATGATCACAAAAAACAATTTAAGGTTATCGCTACTGAGGCTGAATTAATCGCAACATCATTAATGGCCGCCCCTAAAGAAAGTAGGTCGGGAGCTAAAGTTATTGGTTACAATAGCGCTGGTGAACTTGTAACGCTGAAAGAAGGCGATAATGAATTTATTGTTCTTGCCGATGACCCTAAAAAAGATGGATTTCATGCGGCGTGTTATCATAAAGATCTAGAACCCTTTATGGCAAGAGGAAGAGCCTTGAGAGCTGAAGGAAAAACAGCGCAAGAGGTTTTCGATATCCGTGAGGAAGAAATGAAAGCAGGGAAACTTAAAATCGAAACCGGTTTAACCCTGCACATCTATTATGGTCCAAAAATCATGTATGACCCTGAAACTTCAAAAGTAGAAGAGGCACAACTCCGATACGTCGTCTATATGCCTTGGGCAACAGCAGCATCAACGGGTTTGCCCGAAGCGCCAATGGCATCAAACCATCCCTGGATCATGAATCCTGGAACACATAGAGCACATATTATGATTTCGCCTTTACCAGAAACTAACGAATAAGCTAAAATCGTTCCCAAATTGATGTATCCCTGAGCATCTCAATTCACGAACTTAAGCCTGTCAATTTTAAATTTTGAAAAGAAAAACACAACCACCAAAGCTTGACGTCGTGTATGAAAATAACGATTATATAGTCGTCAATAAACTAGCCGGACTTATAAGTGAAAAAAGCCCTTTTGAGGATGACTCCGTAGAGGATCAAGTGTTTCAGCACATTTTAAAAAATAAACAAAAGCCCTATGTCGGCGTAATACATCGATTAGATAGGGTGACCAGCGGCGTACTTCTTTTTGCGAAGAAAAAAAGTATTCTTGTAGCATTTAACACCTTATTTAGCAGTCGAAAAGTGCAAAAAACATACTTAGCTATTGTGAAAAATAAACCCGCAAAGACTAAAGCTAACCTAGTGAATTTCTTGATAAAAAATAACTTAGAAAAAAGATCAGAGGTGGTCCAAACAAAATCAAAAGACAGTTTAGAATCCACGCTTTCCTATACCGTCATAGGTCAAAACAATTTTGGGTACCTCTTAGAAATAAAACCAAAAACAGGTCGATTTCATCAAATAAGAGTGCAGTTAGCACATTTAGGATTGCCTATCGTTGGCGATAAAAAATACGGCTCAGAAGAAGAATACCTTCCCTTAGCTATTTGCCTCCATGCATGGAAATTAAGCTATCAAGATTCAGCCATGAAAGAATTTAAAACATTCGAAGCTCCCCCACCAAAAAATGATTTTTGGACATTCCATTAAATTCATCAAAATGAAGATTGAAAAGTATAACTTAATCTTGTACTTTTAATACTACTTAAGGTATGCCTACAATAATTCAATAAACTAAAAGACAGGCCCACCCCTTCATTAATGAATACACTAAAGCTTGAAATAGGAGAAATTAAAGACATTCGCAAAATTCGAAGAATTGAGCAGATTTTGAGTACAAAAAAAGGAGTGCATCAGGTCTCGGTGTCCGCTTCGGGGATGGTTCACTTAGATTGGAGTGGTGATGAAGCCATTAAATCTGAGATTATCGCATCGGTTAAAAAAATAGGCCTGACTATTCGCGATATAAAAGATAGTACGGGAAATGGGCATCATGAACACCATCATGAAATAGCCTCCAAATTTCAGATTTTAGGAGAAAACACAGAGCTCTATTTCGCTATTCTTAGTGGCATATTCTGGTTAGGTGGCGTTATTTTATCCTTCGTTGATGGTATTACAGCCTATCCCTCGACCGTTCTCTTTATGATTGGAGCTGTTCTTGGAGGTGTTTTTACTTTTATTACCGCTGGGGAAGATGTACTTCGGGGGAAATTTGAGATCGATTTTTTGATGCTATTTGCAGCCATAGGTGCGGCTGCCTTAGGTAAATGGGGAGAAGCCGCTTTACTACTTTTTCTGTTTAGTTTAGGTCATGCCTTAGAGCATTATGCCATGAAACGAGCAAGAAAATCTATTGCTGCGCTTTCTGATTTAGCACCACCTATGGCCTTGGTAAAACGCAATGGGGAACTGAAAGAGATAAGCATAGAACAGCTTAACCTAGGCGATATCATTGTCGTAAAACCAAATTCTAAAATTGCCGCAGATGGCGTCGTTATTAAAGGAACAAGCCCCGTTAACCAAGCCTCTATAACTGGAGAAAGTATCCCGGTCGAGAAACGCCCGAGAGAAAATTGGCAAGATGAAAATGAGATTAATACACTATTACCGGAACATCGTGTTTTTGCGGGCACCATAAATGGCAGTGGCGTATTAGAAATAAAGGTGTTGAAAGAAGCAAAAGACAGTACGCTCTCTAGACTCATTATGCTAGTCAAAGAAGCCGAAACCCAAAAATCACCCACCCAACACTTTACCGATAAGTTCGAAAAATACTATGTCCCCATTGTTTTACTGGTGGTTACCGTATTAATGCTCGCTTTCCTTATCCTCAATGAAACCTTTGAACAGAGTTTTTATAGGGCTATGTCAGTTTTAATTGCAGCTTCTCCTTGTGCCTTAGCTATTTCAACCCCTAGTGCTGTATTGGCTGGGATTGCGCGTGCTGCGCGCCAAGGTGTTTTAATTAAAGGCGGACGACCACTTGAAGATTTAGGCGGCTTACGAGCCATTGCTTTTGATAAAACAGGAACCTTAACCGAAGGTAGACCAACCTTAACTCACGCCATCCCCTTTGGGAAAACAACTAAAGTAGAGCTCTTAAAAATCGCCGTTGCAGTAGAGGCTTTAAGCGATCACCCATTAGCAGCAGCCATAGTTGAAGGGGGTAAAAAAGAGCTGGGAAACATCCCTATTTCTAAGGCTGAAGATCTAAAAGCCTTAACGGCAAGAGGAATTAAAGCCACCTGGGAAGCTGGTTTGGTACATATTGGTAATCGAAGGCTTTTTGAAGAATTAACGGGACAGGAAGTTCCTAAAGAGATAGACTCAAAAATGGCCGACTTAGAATCACAAGGGCACACGGCTATGATTATTCATAAAGACAAAAACTATTTAGGTATTATTGCCGCCATGGATATTGCACGACCCGAAGCCAAAGCCACGCTGGCTGCTTTGAAAAAAATGGGAATTAAGCGAATGGTAATGTTGACAGGGGATCATCAAAAAGTAGCGGATGCTATCGCAAAAACAATTGGAATTACAGATCCCATGGGCAGTTTATTACCAGAAGACAAAGTAAAAGCTATTGAAAGTCTAAAACAAGAAGTAGGTAATGTAGCCATGGTAGGTGATGGGGTAAATGACGCACCCGCCATGGCCAAAAGTACCGTAGGTATCGCTATGGGTGCTGCAGGCTCGGATGTTGCCTTAGAAACAGCCGATATTGCACTTATGGCTGACAAACTAGATAATCTTCCCTTTGCTATTGGACTTAGTAGAAAAGCAAGGCAAATCATCAAACAAAATTTAGTGATTAGCTTAGGAATGGTGGCTATTTTAGTACCCATGACCATCATGGGTACCATTGCTATTGGACCCGCTGTAGTTGGTCATGAAGGCTCTACACTTTTAGTAGTGCTCAATGCTTTGAGATTATTGAGGTATGAAATCTAAAACTTCTGGAAAGCTCTATCCTATTATAGCTGCTGTAGTTTTAAACAACTCAGCACTTTAAAACTACACTTGGGTTTAGTAAAGACGGTAAGGCCTAAATAATTGTCGATTTTTGAAATATTAAAATCTAGCAGTTATGGAAGCAACCATCAAAACATTCATTTACATTCATGCATTTTTCGGCGGATTAGGTCTTATTACGGGTATAGGAAGTATCATCTGTACCAAGGGAAGTAAAGCGCACAAAAGAATGGGAAAATTATTTTCTTTAGGCATGATCACAAGCTCATTAATAGCAATACCTATTGCTTGCATGCCGAATCACGAAAATGTATTGCTACTGTTAATAGCACTCTTCACTATTTATTTAGTCGTTTCTGGCAATCAAATAATGACCTTTAGGTCTAACCATAAAAAAGAGGCCACAGCCATCGATAAAATAATTTCGGGAACAATGCTTTTATTATCAAGCCTAATGATTGTATATGGCTCCTATGGCTTAGCACTGGGTAATATGGGCTCCCTACTTTTTGTTTTTTTTGGTGGCTTCGGACTTTCTTTAAGCATCCGCGATTTTATCTTTTATAAAAAATTTCGCAACACAAAAAAGGGATGGCTTGCCAATCATATCGGAAAAATGGTCGGTGCCCTTATTGCCTCTTTTACCGCTTTTATAGTGGCAGGTTTGGGGCAAGATACGTTGGTGGCTTGGACACTACCTACTATTCTAGGAACAATTTATATCGTGTATTGGAGAAGAAAAATGAACGCGAAAATGCCGGTAAAACCATTATCCTAATGGCTTCATTTAATTCCAAAATTTTTCTCAATTGCAAACAAGCCTGTTACCAAAGCTGTTAATCTTTAGTATAGCAAGGCCTTTTTTTTTGAAATAAAGTACTTTTTGTAAAAGTTCAA
The sequence above is drawn from the Cellulophaga sp. Hel_I_12 genome and encodes:
- a CDS encoding DUF4287 domain-containing protein, with amino-acid sequence MEKALQTMIDNMPEKTGKSLNEWKKILKTKSFKKHSEAVNFLKKEHQVTHGFANTIVTLSKEEQTTPSDLVENQYAGKENLVPIYEGLLKVVKSFGTDITITPKKTSVSIIRKRQFALIQPATKTRIDLGLKLNDKPTTDRLENSGPFGTMCTHRVKLSKLSEIDNELKKWLKESYEQAE
- a CDS encoding M28 family peptidase, with translation MMKNYMYIIAFLTLVVGCKNNSSKKSIAIDKEMLLYNLRVLSHDSMQGRFFGTEGNYKSQRFIAEQFDALGIKPAFASGSIQKYPYTFTGALRQRLYPIPNALEDFSNVPDTTVIGGNVVTMIQGKSKKSIVITGHLDHLGIRDGQIYNGADDNASGAAALLSIADYFKNKIPQHTLIFAAVDAEEIGSLGAEYLLNNFPFPIESIALNINMDMIAHNDSLQLYASGLYHYPQLKQPLDNLKATNINLLFGHDNPNENGVSDWTFQSDHRVFHKRQIPYIYFGVDDHKDYHKPTDTYENSTKDFYLEAVRLIIETIEAYDTFLVTEAED
- a CDS encoding Crp/Fnr family transcriptional regulator, whose translation is MNHSNFKAFLTSTMDIDEIEILSLIEHCVLKTVKKEEFLLRINEDCKHSFFVEKGLLRQYAIDEKGKEHILSFAPERWIVTDRESVYFNQPSAYFIQALENSQVILLDENFFDLLSKRFPKFTDFNNRLLHNHIRHLKKRINLLLSAVAEDRYLEFLKMYPAIVNRVPQTMIASYLGITPESLSRVRKELALKKFKE
- a CDS encoding YceI family protein, with protein sequence MNWKIDNAHSEIAFKVKHMMISTVTGHFENFDATIHTNDESFNSASFEFSAKIGSINTKNKDRDTHLKSDDFFNSEKFPEMKFVSKSFNGEKLTGDLSIRDITKVVELDVDFNGVAVDPYGQTKAGFEIRGEINRKDFNLTWNAVTEAGNIVVSDKVKLVIDAQFIKQS
- a CDS encoding RluA family pseudouridine synthase, producing MKRKTQPPKLDVVYENNDYIVVNKLAGLISEKSPFEDDSVEDQVFQHILKNKQKPYVGVIHRLDRVTSGVLLFAKKKSILVAFNTLFSSRKVQKTYLAIVKNKPAKTKANLVNFLIKNNLEKRSEVVQTKSKDSLESTLSYTVIGQNNFGYLLEIKPKTGRFHQIRVQLAHLGLPIVGDKKYGSEEEYLPLAICLHAWKLSYQDSAMKEFKTFEAPPPKNDFWTFH
- a CDS encoding heavy metal translocating P-type ATPase; its protein translation is MNTLKLEIGEIKDIRKIRRIEQILSTKKGVHQVSVSASGMVHLDWSGDEAIKSEIIASVKKIGLTIRDIKDSTGNGHHEHHHEIASKFQILGENTELYFAILSGIFWLGGVILSFVDGITAYPSTVLFMIGAVLGGVFTFITAGEDVLRGKFEIDFLMLFAAIGAAALGKWGEAALLLFLFSLGHALEHYAMKRARKSIAALSDLAPPMALVKRNGELKEISIEQLNLGDIIVVKPNSKIAADGVVIKGTSPVNQASITGESIPVEKRPRENWQDENEINTLLPEHRVFAGTINGSGVLEIKVLKEAKDSTLSRLIMLVKEAETQKSPTQHFTDKFEKYYVPIVLLVVTVLMLAFLILNETFEQSFYRAMSVLIAASPCALAISTPSAVLAGIARAARQGVLIKGGRPLEDLGGLRAIAFDKTGTLTEGRPTLTHAIPFGKTTKVELLKIAVAVEALSDHPLAAAIVEGGKKELGNIPISKAEDLKALTARGIKATWEAGLVHIGNRRLFEELTGQEVPKEIDSKMADLESQGHTAMIIHKDKNYLGIIAAMDIARPEAKATLAALKKMGIKRMVMLTGDHQKVADAIAKTIGITDPMGSLLPEDKVKAIESLKQEVGNVAMVGDGVNDAPAMAKSTVGIAMGAAGSDVALETADIALMADKLDNLPFAIGLSRKARQIIKQNLVISLGMVAILVPMTIMGTIAIGPAVVGHEGSTLLVVLNALRLLRYEI